The following proteins are co-located in the Oncorhynchus gorbuscha isolate QuinsamMale2020 ecotype Even-year unplaced genomic scaffold, OgorEven_v1.0 Un_scaffold_713, whole genome shotgun sequence genome:
- the LOC124019876 gene encoding protein TESPA1-like isoform X2 produces the protein MTSSQMDALQEILRAGFWAVESLLKANSFEDDLSLGAEATALNVKGVSELRVLLPPPKHLHRGGVTTSTPRQRLALPLLHLGYSIASSGFSNSTSKTSSVSEVLQLCAEDAEETLYDLGFGCDEPDVTDRIPTRFLNFPSQLHGINFRLFLLSQLYRLRQEDPGLSLASRFRQVEVLTAMANAFYSLYSHVSRMLLQKLSPPEFSISSTADKQTGRRFMGSVRSEPRSPVERFKDTVSKMCLYTSSGGSTQLGSDSACHGLRFSSGPGSGLSPKKRSSLPDLVGLVLENAKAEAVSRDMEEDNQDTGDSNGMSAAVDTSTMVKDRETETQGHIDPVCDKEMEQGLLSDVQDMDTGHSSLISSVEPHLVKDRATETQGHRDTVRGKGLDQGSSSDGDGADLERERETPMELQIFEHHHFQNQVSENPVVE, from the exons AGTCTCTGCTGAAAGCGAACAGTTTTGAAGATGACCTGAGTCTGGGTGCCGAGG CTACAGCATTAAATGTCAAAGGAGTCTCAGAACTGAG GGTGCTGCTTCCGCCACCCAAACATCTTCACAGAGGTGGAGTCACCACCAG TACTCCCCGTCAGAGGCTGGCTCTGCCCTTACTCCACCTCGGTTACAGTATTGCCTCCAGTGGCTTCTCCAACAGCACCAGTAAGACATCAAG tgTGTCTGAGGTGCTGCAACTGTGTGCAGAGGATGCAGAGGAGACTCTGTATGATTTGGGGTTCGGATGTGACGAGCCTGATGTTACAGACCGCATCCCCACCCGTTTCCTCAACTTCCCTTCCCAGCTTCACGGTATCAACTTCCGCCTCTTCCTCCTGTCCCAACTGTACCGCCTCCGACAGGAGGACCCAGGACTCTCTCTGGCCA GTCGTTTCAGGCAGGTAGAGGTGTTAACAGCCATGGCCAATGCCTTCTACTCCCTCTACTCCCATGTGTCCCGCATGCTCCTTCAGAAGCTTTCCCCTCCCGAGTTCAGCATCTCCTCCACCGCCGACAAGCAGACTGGACGGCGCTTCATGGGAAGCGTTCGCAGCGAACCGAGGTCTCCAGTGGAGCGATTCAAGGACACGGTTTCTAAGATGTGCCTGTATACTAGTTCTGGTGGCTCCACCCAGCTAGGCTCGGACTCTGCCTGCCACGGTCTGAGATTTTCTTCCGGACCTGGGTCTGGGTTGTCCCCCAAGAAGAGAAGCAGCCTGCCTGACTTGGTGGGACTGGTCCTGGAGAATGCCAAGGCAGAGGCTGTATccagagacatggaggaggataATCAGGATACAGGGGACAGTAATGGGATGAGTGCTGCTGTGGACACGAGTACTATggtgaaggatagagagacagagacacaaggACACATAGACCCAGTCTGTGACAAGGAGATGGAGCAGGGTTTGTTATCAGATGTACAGGATATGGACACAGGGCATAGTAGTTTGATTAGTTCTGTGGAGCCACATCTGGTCaaggacagagcgacagagacacagggacatagagacacagTCAGAGGCAAGGGGTTGGACCAGGGATCGTCATCAGATGGGGATGGGGctgatttagagagagagagagagacaccgatgGAACTCCAAATCTTCGAGCATCATCACTTTCAGAATCAGGTCAGCGAGAACCCAGTAGTAGAATGA